The following is a genomic window from Mya arenaria isolate MELC-2E11 chromosome 4, ASM2691426v1.
TATTAATGACCTCTAAATTATACAGTAAATAGTTTGCAAGAATAGGTTGAAAAGTGAATAATAGAATAGCCTAAAGATGTAATCACATCAGTGATGACCCCGTGAATTACTACTGCAGTTTGCGTGAGGACCTTGGGCTGGACGAACCATACGATGAGATGTGTTCCCCGCTGGTGGACGACATCACACACCCAGAGGAGATCATACGACGTGCCGCTGCTGAGTGTCTCGCCAAAGCCCTGACGTGTCATAAGGAAAACATTGACGCCACCATTCAACTGTTGCTGATGAATTACGAGAAGAAATTGGAGGTGGGGAAAGTTGTTATGATAGTACTTTATTGACTTGTGatgaaaaaaagagtttaatatgaatatatattatacatgttatcTGGTTCTGAATTGCTCATGGTtgagttatttcaattttagtttaaatttcGCCTTTTAGTTTTGTGTCGCAttgcttttttctttaaaatgaacattctAGTAAGCACAGTCGTTGAAATTAATACAAGACTGCAAGTCCTGCGCTGATTAAGTGCTTTCCGGGCTTGTTCAAATTCAGGATTGTTTAAAGCAGGGAGAAGGGAATGTTGATTTTTTCTATTCCGCACACTAGTGTTAAAATTTCGGCTTTTTTGACTGAAATTCTAACCAATAACTGGTAAGCAATTGGTAAATACAAGTGATCATTTTTAGAAAGTTATTGCTATGATGATCGAGAATCAcagatataattatgtgaagTTTCTTGCTGCGTATAACATGATCtggttttaaaacttttaaagaaacagaacCCTAAAGATCattaaaaagaacatattttatctCCATTTCAGATGCCTCCACCAATACTTGATGAGTTCGGCCGAGTGGTTTCTGAACAGATGCAAGACGAGTGGCAGCCCAGAACAGGGGTTGCCATGGCACTGGGGCATCTGGCCCCTATATTGCCCCCTGACCAGCTCTTGTCCCTGTTTAACTTCTACGTACCCAAGGGGCTTGGGGATCGAAGCTCTGAAGTGAGGTCCCAAATGAGGCAGGCGGCCCTGGCTGCCATTAATGTACATGGCAAGGTACTTAGttactttcatatttttaaaattcaataagtTCTGAAGACAAATATAAGGACAGAAGAAAGGTAACTAAACATGATCTATTTTCTCCAATCAAATACaagtttatataaacaagatCTATGATATCTGTTAAATCTGAACCCCCATCTGTATCAGTTACAAGCCAATGCCTGTTCAACTTTCCGATGTAATATTTCCTCCCTGTCCTCCTCGGGACATTGTCGCCACTCTGTCAAGACTAAGTCGCACATTCTCTCTAACACGCTTTTATACTCTGGGTCCCCTCTCACCAAAGCATGTTCTTCTTTATGACTGAGGTCTGGTCTGCAGTGTTTGGCCTCTATGTTTCCCCTGACAAGGTCCAATATTTCAAGTCTGTCTTTTCTATGTCCTTTTGCAACTAGTTCATCTTCTGCAGTTTCTAGGGCAGTCTTGAGTCTTTCTACCCTGAGAACTAACGCAGGGCCTTCAGCTATGAGTTcttgtattttattgattagtTTCACCTGTTCTTCATCAGTTATTCGGTCTTTGAGAAGGTTTCTGTCAGGTATCATGTAGTACCTTAGGCAGTTTTCTTTGACAGACTGAAGTAGCATTGTCAGGCAAGAAACCAGTAAGAGTAGTATATTTTCCGGATAGAATATGTCTCTTGGGTTGGTTTCAACTATCcagtaaacaatgtttttcatgatGTATGAAGACATCTCCTGGCAAATTGGCTTAAGCTGGCTTTTATTGACctgtttcaaaacaatgtacagCTTGTACTGTGTCTCGTTCAAACTCTTTGTCAGTAGAAGTTCACCTGGTATGAAGCAGATACGCCACTCCATGGCATTATTTTTGCTGCCTTTGCAACCAACTGGTACCAGTTGAGCTTCTTGTTTTGCAACTTCTTCTATTAGCCAAGCTGGGGGCCAGTTATAGGGACGAACCCTCTTAATCCAGTTGGTGAGAATTGCTTGTGGGTGAGGGCATCGAAAAGCAAATACCCTCTCTAATCTTACAAGGCCTTTAGAATGGGGAATGGCTGGGCCTGCTAAATTTTCAGCAGAAAAATCTTGGTGCATTACTTTGTTGGTAGATTCTGAAATGAGTTTCCTAAACAGCTCACTTGATATGTACGTACTGTCTTTTTCTTGTTTAACCATTGCTTTGTGTAAATTTGGTATATTTTTGGTATCATCATTGGATTGTTGATGaaacttaagttcaaaatgtcctggatgacatttttcattttccatttgaaatatggtatcatttttatcatcagATACACCAGCATTGTTCATACATAGTATATGTTTAAAAGTGTACAGAACATCGATGTCACTCTCAGTGGGTGAAGAAAACCCTTCGCCTTTACTACCAGCCGTTGTTGCAATGTATTCATCATTAACGCTGTTGCCCTTTAAGTCTCTCTCCCAGTAAAGTAGACGCCTGTTATGTACCATTTCTGGACTGTAACCGAGATGGTCATGTATGTGAAATGTCCTGATGGATAGGTTCCctgtaaaacaataataatggaGTAATGCTTACGTGAACCACAGGCAGCAGTTATGTTTACAGGACCCATCCTATTTGCCCCGCCACCCCCAGCCCCCTACccaagcaaaaaacaacaacattgaaataaaaataaatattttaaagaccAAGAATGATTGGAACATGATCTGTATCACAAAAACCTTAACTTAATATCGCCAGAAAATTCCAcgaaaaaaaatctcaatatcttgaaaaaaaaatttggggggggaggggggagcATGGCAATTAATATGAGTCCTCATACCTGTCAACATAACTGCTGCCTGTGATGTGAACAGCAGTATTAAATGTGAACTGTGTGGATAGTAGTTCAatctatttataatttaaactatttcttGTTTAGTTGAAAGTGCTCTTTAagatcatatatatttaaacctgATATAAAGTTGCTCACCATTTACAGCATTATCCATCATGTATAACtttgtttcaacaaaacataatGTGTTCAATGGAAATTCCActttctatttatagaaataaatgcTTCAATGAGTTAAGAAAGACAACCTGCTGTTACTTGCTATTTGCTTTTATATATTGATTACCTCCCTTGATTTGTAAGTGCATTTCTTCTTTGATGCGGACagaatattgtttgttattcttACTTAAAAACCACAATAGCATTTTCAACACCCTCATTTGACAATTCAAGTCAACCATTTTTAtcgttgttttgtttctttgcaATTCCGGTTGACATTCTTCCCCTGCTTGGAGACCAAATGATGGGGGAGGGGGACCATCAGTTGGACTGATTTCTGTTGAGCAGTTGTTGGACCAGATTAACATTTGCTGGTCATGATGATTGGAACAACTGTTTTCGAACATTTGACCCTTTCTTATGCAGGAAAAAGTATCGATCCTACTCCTCAAAGTACTTCAGGAAAGGAATTCTTACCTAACTCCCTGAGCATGAAAATCTATGATGCAGCTTGTTAAAGCATCATGATtcttatgttaaaaatatacatgactTGCAATACCTCTAGTTTTCTTCTTCTACAGGACAATGTGTCAGAACTGCTCCCAGTATTTGAAGAATTCTTAACCAACTCCCCGGGCACAGCGAGTTACGACGCAGTCCGACAGAGCATCGTGATTCTCATGGGCTCGCTGGCAAAACATTTGGACAAGGATAACCCGAAAGTGAAACCCATTGTCGGGCAGCTGATATCTGCGCTGTCAACACCTTCACAGGATGTAAGAGGAATATATCTTTTATAGTAGATTGTTTAAACTTTGCAAAGGTATGAGTTTTGTGGGTGTTTTTTGTGAATGgattatgtttcaaatgtaaaaCCCAGTCAAATATTCAATATACCAAACTTTCAGTTGATTATATATTGGTAAGGCAAATTTAAAAcctaaaaataaatactatgaAAACAGAGCGTGGCAAAAATCCACAGAATCCcacaaaagtattgtttaatcAAAACTGTGGTTCATTACTgcttttttttgtaaagaaaatgatGCCCTCACaagaaaaaatggaaattatgatTTAGTGACAGACGTAGCCTAAAAAGCTAAAGTACAAAAACTTGAGCCATGAATCTAATAATTCCCAATCAAAACATACTACAGTTCCAAGCAAGTTTGaatatcagttttgttttgattttattcaattttacttatcttaGCAACTTTATATCTATGATCCCAGGTTCAGGAGTCAGTTGCCAACTGCCTGCCCCCTCTTGTACCAGCTGTGAAGTCTGACGCACCGGAACTAGTGCACAAACTGATGGACCTCCTTCTCCAGTCTGATAACTATGGAGAGAGGAAAGGGGCTGCTTACGGTCTCGCTGGGCTAGTAAGGGGCCTTGGGATCACAGCTCTTAAACAGTTGGACATTATGACAACATTGGAAGAAGCTGTTAAGGACAAGAAGAACCCTAGAAGAAGGGAAGGTAGGTGAAAAAACAGAATATACTGGTTACTACAAAACTGGAATAACTGTTAAGATATATGTTAAGATTCAGTGAATTTTTTCATGctatttactgccttctaaaggctgtttccccttacaaaaatacaacttgATTTGAAGCAAACATCAATtcactatttaaaaaatgtttttattagtGGATTATTCAGCTAGTTTGTTTTTCGTTACAGACAACCATTGCATCATATTTCCCTCTTAGTTCATCTTTACCACTGTATATTTAACCCATTTCTGCTAGTTgtggtttaaacaataaaacaaatagtttatttgttaattaatcAGCACAGGTTCAATTGAAATTTCAGTCACAgaaaattatgacgtcatatttacgtctattttcatatttaagatcAATTTTTGCTTGTTGCTGTTCAATCTATGGTTGTTATTTCTAGGAGCCCTGTTTGCGTACGAGATGATGTGCTCCATGCTGGGTAAGCTGTTCGAGCCGTACGTGGTCcacattctaccccaccttctGCTCTGCTTTGGAGACAACAGCCAGTATGTCAGAGAGGTAAGTAATGCTTATTGATTAACAAACATCTCCTGTCATTCTTTGTTGGTAGAGAGGGAAATACCAACATTGTCTTTGCTGAGTTGACTATAATGTCAGACTTGTGTTATAACTATGTGTTTTACATTCTGCTCCACCATCTGCTCTGTTTTGGTGCTAACAGCCAGTATGTCATTCTCAAAATGTGGTCATAGTTTTCCATTTAAGATGCACGGATCGTCAAAGTATGGTATAATAAAGTTGTGAAGAAAAGTCCCACACAATAGATATACTGCTCATGAGGCATTTAAATGTGTTCGTGTTTTAACTTCTATTATAACCCAAAATAACAAAGTTTGGGAGGTTAAGGATGCATAGTGAGCTTGTCAGGCAGTCAATCAGTCAGTTTTGTCCCTTGGATATCAGATGAAAGGGTCATAGTCTTTGAATAAttattggtacacatgtttaactCCACAAAATATAGTTTGTCTTTGATTAAAACAACTAATCTTTTACAAAGTTAAGAACccttttcaacttttttttcaacaaaattgacaattttcttaCAATCATTTATGAAAGCATTGATGGATTAAAAAAAGTAAGATTAAATTAGTTTACTCAAAAGAAAAAGCTTAAATTTTAAAGGAAAATGCTTGTTTGTATCCAAAAGGCTGCAGATGAGACGTCAAAGGCAGTGATGAAGATGTTGACAGCCCATGGTGTGAAACTGGTTCTACCATCACTTCTCAAGGGTCTGGAGGAGGACTCGTGGAGAACTAAAGCTGGTAGGTTTAATTTATAAAGGTTAATAAACAGTTTGCACCCAATCGTATAAAACAGGATAAGTTAACTTATCCACAGCTTATTTTTTGCTAGTTTGCACATCAAAGCAATTTCAATTGGTCAATAGTAATAATTAGATAAATATCGACCAATTTATAATCATTTAGGCCAACTTGAACAAAACCAAAGAGTTGACCACCTTTATCAAATTGGGTGCAAGGGTTGTTTTAAGAACATGGTATCTTacaaggaaaaaaaatcaatcttaaGCATCTGtattctatttaaaaatgatttctttcaAGTCAAAACAGAATGGAAACAATGAATAAAGTGAAAAGTATCAAAAAACCTTACGATtgctatttcatttaatttgcaGCTACTCAACATTTCTGAATTTTTTTGCTGTGTTTTCTTTCCAGGTGCGGTAGAGCTACTAGGCTCCATGGCATACTGCGCCCCGAAGCAGCTGTCCGCTTGTCTGCCCAGCATTGTGCCCAAGATCTCTGAGGTGCTGACCGACTCTCATGTACGAGTACAGAAGGCCGGCTCACAGGCTCTCCGGCAGATTGGGAATGTTATAAGGAATCCTGAGATTCAGGGTAGACGATTTGTAGCTATTGTTTCatcttcattatgtttttaaacatgtagCATCAAGTTTTTACTAGGAAATGAATAAGCCATAGAATGAAATTTGCTGGAAGTCTTCATGAAAATTGGCAAAACTCCTTATATATATGCTGTCCAAGAATTTGAAGTAATTTGTATAGTAGTTGGGAAgacttttctcccacctcagataagtagatcccaAAATTTAACCATGCGAGAAAGTCTTATCTTACCCACGGTCAAAGATAAAATGAGTACACATATGGACgttcttttttattgtcatcacacaattacctcccttgttgaagactgttgtctgtgaaaaccttgtcttgtggcaatatttagaatgctaattaaatatttctatcttcaaatggcaccataaaaaagttttcacacACTATGTAAACCTCATTTTGCAAAACTTCCCatgctcgggtcgggatgaacctatcttacactctcggccatggaagatacttataatctgacACTGTAAATGAATGCTTGTTTATCATATCTTAAAACAATCTTCAAAAttcagtgaaaacattcttaaaactttattaaaccaatgttttaactttctgGTTAACTTCAAATCCATACCCTGCTACTCTTAATTCTATACACTTATCACAACAATTCAAATTTCTTGCAGCAATTGTGCCAGTTCTTATGGACGCCCTACAAGACCCAGCACGGAAGACTAGCATGTGTCTGCAGACTCTGCTCGAGACCAAGTTTGTCCACTTTATCGACGCACCATCTCTTGCGCTCATTATGCCTGTTGTGGAGCGCGCGTTCCAGGATCGAGCCACGGAGACTAGGAAGATGTCTGCCCAAATCATCGGGAATATGTACTCACTTACCGATCAAAAGGTTAGTTAATGaggtttttatttgtaaatgctGACTGTTTTTCTATGTATTTAAGTAATTAAATTGATGAACAGTAATCTGCTTTATAATTTGGAAAACAAGCATTGGTAGGATGCATCAGTAATTAAAACGAAGAGTCAGTCTGgataatatttaagaaaatatggtataaaataacacattttgatTGCAGGCATTTCTGACAAGAATTTATTGAATCCCTGATTTTCTTTTTGgtggaaaaaaagaaatgaataaaagtacCCACCAAGATAACGCAGGattaacaattacaaaaaataatattgttcatCTCTTTTCAGGATTTAGACCCCTACATAGAAAAGGTCATCCCTGGTCTCAAACAGTCACTGCTTGACCCTGTCCCCGAGGTGCGTAGTGTGTCAGCACGCGCCCTTGGAGCCATGGTGAAGGGCATGGGTGGAGCTCGCTTTGACGAGCTCATGAACTGGCTTATGGAGACCCTGAAATCAGAGGGAAGTTCGGTTGATAGGTCCGGGGCCGCTCAAGGTAAGTGTTGTCATACGAGCAATCACTAACAAAGTTTGAAACACAAACAAAGCTAGTTTTAAGATTAAGGTTGTGTACTAGAACTATTATGTACTAAgacttaaaggggctagacaccaaataatacaattgcatgaagaaaagaaaattgtcaataactgaatgtaaaattgacattgttgtgtacaacgtATTAAATCATCCTGTAAAGTAATGTATTATCAGCCTCCTACTAGCATGctttgacaattctaggcttgttttaagGATAAACTACATTTgctgatttttggaccatctggtgtctaggcCCTTTAAGACATAATGGAAGTGTCTGGTGAAAACTACCTgtcattttagaatttaaacctAAATGGCATGTACATTCTGCTCCATTCTTTAAACTAAAGAAGTATCTAGCCATATGAATTTGTATATTTACTGTTACAGTCAAAATTCGCTATATCGAAGTTGTTTGGATCTCAGGAAATACTTAATGAGCATTCgataaaactgaaattaaaaaatTGCAAACCAGACACAACAcattcaaaaaaagtttgacattaCCAGAACATTCAGATAACTgtgttcgacatagcgagtttctaTTGTATGCTAATATTTACGATTGCCTGAAATTTTCAACCTCGTCTGTACAGGTTTGGCTGAGGTTGTTGGTGGAATGGGCTTGGCAGACCTTCACAAGTTGATGCCAATCATCATCAGCACTGGAAAGCGTATGGACATCCCGCCACACGTGCGCGACGGCTACATCATGATGTACATCTATCTGCCCTCTGTCTTCAAGGAGGACTTCAAGCAGTATATTGGGCCCATCATCCCCTCCATCTTACAGGTAAGGCTGTTATTATATGTACAGttatttaagtgacactctaatttaaaatcaatacacatgtataacaacataaattttgagtgataaacctttaactaattaCAAATTGATgcatttacagaaaaaataattactgaGAACAagattgtatttaatagcagaaaaatattaaaagccTGGTTGGTCccaaaagatttacagtgatctactatcatcttataaggtagaattaccgtgttttcaaattaaacacagtatcctgcataagaaccattcttttcgatttcattttttttgtaaattaaaacaattgattatgatacattttatttgagaataagagtgcatctttaatgtaagaaacaaattaatttctttgGTTAGATTTTGATGATTTTCCAATGTGTTTATAAGTGATTCTTTATTTACAAGTAGTGCTGTTTTGACCATctcatatatatgtaaatacaaaGATCTGCTTGTAAGTATTGAAAGTGGCTGTTTATGCTGACAGTCTAAAAATGAACCAAGAAGGAGGTCCTCAACATCTGGGATGTTTTCACTTCAgacataaaaagaaatatagagAATGAATAGCCATAAAAAATTAAGTTAATGATACTTGTATGTAAAAAAAGCCCGAGTCAGTTACTGTATTCAGTATTGGTCCATTGGATCTAAGAAAATGTAGCTCATCAGAATGAGAGGTATAAATAACGACTTATACAGCCAATGAAGTCGGAATGTATGACCTTAAGATTGACTTCagttacatattgaataccactcATGGCCTCTATTTAAAAATTTGActaatttaagtatttaatcTTTGCAGGCATTAGCAGATG
Proteins encoded in this region:
- the LOC128231267 gene encoding uncharacterized protein LOC128231267 — translated: MMDNAVNGNLSIRTFHIHDHLGYSPEMVHNRRLLYWERDLKGNSVNDEYIATTAGSKGEGFSSPTESDIDVLYTFKHILCMNNAGVSDDKNDTIFQMENEKCHPGHFELKFHQQSNDDTKNIPNLHKAMVKQEKDSTYISSELFRKLISESTNKVMHQDFSAENLAGPAIPHSKGLVRLERVFAFRCPHPQAILTNWIKRVRPYNWPPAWLIEEVAKQEAQLVPVGCKGSKNNAMEWRICFIPGELLLTKSLNETQYKLYIVLKQVNKSQLKPICQEMSSYIMKNIVYWIVETNPRDIFYPENILLLLVSCLTMLLQSVKENCLRYYMIPDRNLLKDRITDEEQVKLINKIQELIAEGPALVLRVERLKTALETAEDELVAKGHRKDRLEILDLVRGNIEAKHCRPDLSHKEEHALVRGDPEYKSVLERMCDLVLTEWRQCPEEDREEILHRKVEQALACN